One candidate division KSB1 bacterium genomic window, CTTTCCCAGGATTTATGCAATAAAGTTTGATTATTTTTATTATGTTCTCCTGAAAACAAAACAGCCGGCAATATGAGAGTAAAAAATAGTCCAAAACTAATTTTCAACAAAGGGTGCTTTAGTTTATTAGTCATCATGAAATCTCCTGTTTAGGTCAGTAAATATATGGCCAAAATACGAGGTGGAGCCTTCAAAGTTTCGATGTCATCTGGGTTTCAGTAGAAATTTGTGGATCGGATACCTGGCGAGCAAGTGTTAACAATCCATCAATATCATTTGGAACCGGACTGGTATAATAAACCTTTTGTCCAGTTCTTGGATGTTCAAACCCCAAATTTTGGGCATGAAGCGCTTGTCTTCTTAAACAATTAAAATATTCTTCCGCTATTTTTCGATCGGATTTTGATAGGGCCTTAGCTCCGTTCTGTCTCCCACCATAATCATAATCTGAAAATACAGGATGGCCAATATGTGTCATGTGCACCCTGATCTGGTGTGTTCTTCCTGTTTCTAATTTTAATTCTACAAAGCTAATTAAGGGTAACTGCTCTAAGACTTTATAGTTTGTGATCGCGGTTTTACCTTCCGACAAAACAGCCATTTTCTTACGACTATTCGGACTACGGCCAAACTTTGTTTCTATACGTCCTTCGCTTTTTTTAAACGCACCCCACAAAATGGAGATATAGCTTCTTTGTGCTGTTCTTTGTGAAAACTGTTCTGATAAATGACGGTGGGTGTAATCATCCTTAGCCACAACGAGAAGGCCAGAAGTATCCTTATCCAGGCGATGAACAATACCCGGCCGTAATTCCCCATTGATACCGGAAAGATTATCACAATGGTAGAGTAAGGCGTTCACCAAAGTTCCGTTTGAATGCCCAAACGCCGGATGCACAACCATTCCGGCTGGTTTGTTAATAATCAATAGTTGTTCATCTTCATACAAAATATCCAAAGGAATATCTTCTTGTAGAATTTCTACTTTTCGCGGTTTGGGGATATGTATTTCAATTCGCTCCCCGGGAATGACGTTATGGCTTGGTTTGATTTTTTTGCCATTGACCAGGATTCTATTTTCTTCAAGCAATTGGTGGATTCGTGTGCGAGATATTTGATTGAATTGAGTAGCCAGAAACTTATCGATACGCTCCGGCATTACAGTTGATGATACGATGAGTTCGAGATGTTGACCAGACATGAATTTTATACAGAGGAATCAGGCTGGCTGGCTTCCTTTAATTCAGCTTGTTCTTTGGGTTCAAATAAAATAATTCCCACAAGAATAACCATTCCCACAGACACGGCAGAATCAGCGATATTAAACACTGGCCAGCGCATTTGACCAATGCCAACATCGATAAAATCCACTACCGCACCATAAAGTACTCTGTCGATTAAGTTGCCAATAGCACCGCCTAAAATCAAAGCAAGTGCCAATTTTACAAACACCTTGTCTCCCCTGGTACGAATTAAATAGACAAAAACTACAATACTTGCAAGAAT contains:
- a CDS encoding RluA family pseudouridine synthase; this translates as MSGQHLELIVSSTVMPERIDKFLATQFNQISRTRIHQLLEENRILVNGKKIKPSHNVIPGERIEIHIPKPRKVEILQEDIPLDILYEDEQLLIINKPAGMVVHPAFGHSNGTLVNALLYHCDNLSGINGELRPGIVHRLDKDTSGLLVVAKDDYTHRHLSEQFSQRTAQRSYISILWGAFKKSEGRIETKFGRSPNSRKKMAVLSEGKTAITNYKVLEQLPLISFVELKLETGRTHQIRVHMTHIGHPVFSDYDYGGRQNGAKALSKSDRKIAEEYFNCLRRQALHAQNLGFEHPRTGQKVYYTSPVPNDIDGLLTLARQVSDPQISTETQMTSKL
- the lspA gene encoding signal peptidase II — its product is MISTVVIAIDQITKILTKKNMFLGQSEEILGDFLRYTYIQNPGMAFGIQIGNKTLFTIFSILASIVVFVYLIRTRGDKVFVKLALALILGGAIGNLIDRVLYGAVVDFIDVGIGQMRWPVFNIADSAVSVGMVILVGIILFEPKEQAELKEASQPDSSV